From one Lotus japonicus ecotype B-129 chromosome 3, LjGifu_v1.2 genomic stretch:
- the LOC130743832 gene encoding putative F-box protein At1g67623, whose protein sequence is MFRARGGGSVGGLVLRVPPTTFARRARATINAKKPPLRHIYSRLVKRARRKIQHARYKGPYSSTTIKDLPRDLIVKVVATVASQSFIDIHAVKMCCKDFLDATEDSYVWRRVSLDMFPLIQWLPNDKVLSFLKRCKECGNLESLYREGLQNYFNYPNGNVDGGLGDLKVTAQKGHKEAKYVCGMISLCSQDNELRKQGFEHMRFLMKSKCVIGSRNKVKQLLGSMWKSNGMLKRNQSPLCNSKSTCKGWRVKIGRWVLVDDDDDDDGETSSCEYCRWDHELEVFYRLLSVN, encoded by the coding sequence ATGTTTAGAGCTAGAGGTGGAGGTTCTGTAGGTGGTTTGGTATTGCGTGTTCCACCGACAACATTTGCCCGTAGAGCGCGTGCAACTATTAACGCTAAGAAACCACCCTTGCGACATATTTATTCAAGATTAGTGAAGAGGGCAAGGAGAAAGATACAACACGCTCGTTATAAAGGTCCCTACTCCAGCACTACCATAAAAGATCTTCCAAGAGATTTGATAGTAAAGGTGGTTGCAACCGTAGCATCACAATCCTTCATTGACATTCATGCTGTCAAAATGTGTTGTAAAGATTTTCTTGACGCAACTGAAGATAGCTACGTTTGGCGACGAGTTTCTTTGGACATGTTCCCATTAATCCAGTGGCTTCCTAATGATAAAGTTTTATCATTCTTGAAGCGATGTAAGGAATGTGGAAACTTGGAGAGCTTGTATAGAGAAGGCctacaaaattattttaattatccaAATGGAAATGTTGATGGTGGTCTTGGAGACTTGAAAGTAACTGCTCAAAAGGGCCACAAGGAAGCAAAATATGTGTGTGGTATGATTTCATTATGCTCTCAAGATAATGAGTTGAGAAAACAAGGATTTGAGCATATGCGTTTTTTAATGAAGTCAAAGTGTGTTATAGGCTCCAGAAACAAAGTGAAACAATTGTTGGGCTCTATGTGGAAAAGTAATGGAATGTTGAAACGTAATCAAAGCCCTCTATGTAACTCCAAAAGCACATGCAAAGGATGGAGAGTGAAGATAGGTAGATGGGTGCTAGtagacgatgatgatgatgatgatggtgagaCTAGCTCGTGTGAATATTGTAGATGGGACCACGAGTTAGAGGTTTTTTATCGATTGTTGAGTGTTAATTAG